One [Clostridium] saccharolyticum WM1 DNA segment encodes these proteins:
- the pgsA gene encoding CDP-diacylglycerol--glycerol-3-phosphate 3-phosphatidyltransferase: MNLPNKLTILRVIMIPFFVLFLLLDGGTNATYRYIAAVIFIVASFTDLLDGKIARKYGLVTNFGKFMDPLADKLLVCAGLICFTALGQLSAWIVIVIISREFIISGFRLVASDNGVVIAASYWGKFKTVSQMIMSVLLILDFPALSIVTTAFIWIAAVLTVVSLIDYIAKNYRVLMEGSM, encoded by the coding sequence ATGAATTTACCGAATAAGCTAACGATTTTAAGGGTTATTATGATTCCGTTTTTTGTTTTGTTTCTGCTGCTTGACGGAGGTACCAATGCAACATACCGTTATATTGCAGCTGTCATTTTCATTGTGGCCAGCTTTACGGACTTACTGGATGGGAAGATTGCAAGAAAGTACGGCCTGGTGACCAATTTCGGCAAGTTTATGGATCCTCTTGCGGATAAGCTGCTGGTATGTGCAGGCCTAATCTGCTTTACAGCCCTGGGCCAGCTTTCAGCCTGGATCGTAATCGTGATCATAAGCAGGGAATTCATTATCAGTGGTTTCCGTCTGGTGGCCTCTGATAATGGGGTGGTGATTGCTGCCAGCTATTGGGGGAAATTTAAGACGGTTTCCCAGATGATCATGTCGGTTCTTCTTATCCTGGACTTTCCGGCATTATCCATTGTTACAACGGCGTTTATCTGGATCGCCGCCGTCCTTACTGTGGTATCACTGATTGATTATATAGCAAAAAATTATCGCGTTCTTATGGAAGGGAGTATGTGA
- a CDS encoding Asp23/Gls24 family envelope stress response protein: MKGYINNRLGEIQVSPDVIAMYAGTTAVECFGIVGMAAVSMKDGLVKLLKREGLTHGINVNIQDNHITIDFHVIVAYGISISAVADNLIENVKYKVEEFTGMTVDKINIFVEGVRVID, translated from the coding sequence ATGAAGGGTTATATCAATAATAGACTGGGCGAAATCCAGGTAAGCCCTGATGTTATCGCTATGTATGCCGGAACGACTGCAGTGGAATGCTTCGGTATTGTCGGTATGGCGGCTGTCAGCATGAAAGACGGACTTGTTAAACTTTTAAAGCGGGAAGGCCTGACTCACGGAATTAATGTGAACATCCAGGACAACCATATTACCATTGATTTCCATGTGATTGTAGCTTATGGAATCAGCATTTCTGCGGTAGCGGATAACTTGATTGAAAATGTAAAATACAAAGTAGAAGAATTCACCGGTATGACGGTAGATAAGATTAACATCTTTGTCGAAGGCGTAAGAGTGATTGATTAA
- a CDS encoding GerW family sporulation protein, which yields MAENNFTSTVASLFKGMDTFVATKTVVGDAVKLDDTIILPLVDVTCGMAAGSFSGDSKQNGAGGMHAKMSPSAVLIIQNGVTKLVNIKQQDAVTKILDMVPDFVNKFAGGTKEVSPEALKVAEEMAAAEENKKAEE from the coding sequence GTGGCAGAGAATAATTTTACATCTACGGTAGCTTCGCTGTTTAAGGGAATGGACACCTTTGTGGCGACAAAAACTGTGGTAGGAGATGCGGTAAAGCTGGATGATACCATCATTCTGCCTTTGGTGGATGTGACCTGCGGCATGGCTGCCGGGTCCTTTTCAGGAGATTCAAAGCAGAACGGGGCCGGGGGAATGCATGCAAAGATGAGTCCCAGTGCAGTACTCATCATTCAGAACGGAGTAACAAAGCTGGTAAATATTAAGCAGCAGGATGCTGTGACGAAAATTTTGGACATGGTCCCAGATTTTGTTAATAAATTTGCCGGAGGAACCAAAGAGGTCTCACCGGAAGCCTTAAAGGTGGCGGAGGAGATGGCCGCTGCAGAAGAGAATAAAAAAGCGGAAGAATAA
- a CDS encoding DUF2953 domain-containing protein, with product MLHVILLILKILGLLLLIVLGFLLAVVLLVLLVPVRYQAEGSYNGKVKGKARFTWLLHILSVTVQYEEDVLAMVRIFGFRIGKQKKIDTELKEAEEIMVQAMEVMEPEPLNEARDIKDKAHDRNQNVPVSPPASKEKTWEEPKDAWLEEPIGGTKDASGAASKDEPKAGSRRKKSFRMTDFFARLKKMVLTVFTKLKFFFRRICDTLKTAKDKKDEIHAWISNKENQKTVKLLFRQGKKLLRHILPRKGTINITFGFDDPYLTGQALTYASVVYPLCHKHLNLYPVFDQTVFTAEGRFRGRIRTGAVLLIGSRMLLDKNFRHLLKGWLR from the coding sequence ATGCTTCATGTAATATTGTTAATACTTAAAATCTTAGGACTGCTGTTGCTCATTGTTTTGGGATTTCTCCTTGCTGTGGTTCTGCTGGTCCTCCTGGTACCGGTCCGGTATCAGGCGGAGGGATCCTATAACGGGAAGGTGAAGGGAAAGGCCAGATTTACATGGCTTTTACATATCCTTTCCGTTACAGTGCAATATGAGGAAGATGTATTGGCTATGGTCAGGATCTTCGGTTTCCGTATTGGAAAGCAAAAGAAGATAGACACAGAGCTTAAGGAAGCGGAAGAAATCATGGTTCAGGCCATGGAAGTAATGGAGCCGGAACCCTTAAATGAAGCCCGGGATATAAAAGATAAGGCCCATGACAGGAATCAGAACGTACCAGTAAGTCCGCCCGCTTCAAAGGAAAAAACCTGGGAAGAACCGAAGGATGCATGGCTGGAAGAACCCATAGGAGGGACAAAGGATGCATCAGGGGCAGCATCTAAGGACGAACCAAAGGCTGGCTCCAGGAGGAAAAAGAGTTTCCGTATGACCGATTTTTTTGCCAGGCTTAAGAAGATGGTTCTCACGGTTTTTACAAAACTTAAGTTTTTTTTCCGAAGGATTTGTGATACACTGAAAACAGCCAAAGATAAAAAAGATGAGATCCATGCCTGGATTTCCAATAAGGAGAACCAGAAGACCGTAAAGCTGCTATTCAGACAGGGGAAAAAGCTGCTCCGACATATCCTTCCCCGCAAAGGAACGATAAACATAACCTTTGGCTTTGATGATCCATACTTAACCGGCCAGGCGCTTACCTATGCAAGCGTTGTATATCCCCTTTGCCATAAACACTTAAACCTGTATCCGGTTTTTGATCAAACCGTGTTTACTGCAGAAGGAAGGTTTCGGGGCAGGATCCGCACGGGGGCGGTTCTTCTCATTGGATCTCGGATGCTGCTGGATAAGAATTTCAGGCACTTGTTAAAGGGATGGCTTCGATAA
- the rpmB gene encoding 50S ribosomal protein L28, translating into MAKCAICEKAAHFGNAVSHSHRRSNKMWKANVKSVKVKVNGGAKKMYVCTSCLRSGLVERA; encoded by the coding sequence ATGGCTAAATGTGCAATTTGTGAAAAAGCTGCTCACTTTGGCAACGCAGTGAGCCATTCCCATAGAAGATCCAACAAGATGTGGAAAGCAAATGTGAAGTCCGTTAAAGTGAAAGTTAATGGCGGCGCTAAGAAGATGTACGTATGTACTTCCTGCTTAAGATCCGGATTAGTTGAAAGAGCTTAA
- a CDS encoding competence/damage-inducible protein A: protein MVVELISVGTELLLGNIVNTNTQYLAEKCALLGLSMYHQVTVGDNRERLSETFETALKRSDLVILTGGLGPTEDDLTKEVCAQVMGIPLVEDDHTKERIKAYFKNSIDKEIPDNNWKQALVPQGAAVLDNDNGTAPGLIMEKDGKAAILLPGPPNELKPLFQDRVFPYLKKLQPEVIRSQMVKICGHGESQVEDKLLDLIDGQSNPTIATYAKTAEVHLRVTAKASDEDEAKGLLKPVVKEIKSRFGDDVYTTKEEETIEMAVVRLLKKYELTVTTAESCTGGLIAGRLVNVPGASQVFREGFITYSNKSKRKLLDVSKSTLKKYGAVSEQTAREMAIGGVFAADADVCIAVTGIAGPDAEGEKPVGLVYMACYTKDKVQVEEYHFKGNREKIREQSVVKALDLLRRSILKHYHS from the coding sequence ATGGTTGTTGAACTGATTTCGGTTGGAACGGAGCTTCTTCTTGGAAATATTGTAAATACCAACACCCAATACCTGGCGGAAAAATGCGCTCTTTTGGGACTTTCCATGTATCACCAGGTGACGGTAGGTGACAACAGGGAACGCCTTTCTGAGACATTTGAAACTGCATTAAAGCGTTCGGATCTTGTTATTTTAACCGGCGGCCTGGGGCCTACGGAGGATGATCTGACAAAAGAGGTCTGCGCCCAGGTCATGGGCATTCCTCTGGTAGAGGATGATCATACAAAGGAACGGATCAAGGCATATTTTAAAAACAGCATTGATAAAGAAATCCCTGACAATAACTGGAAGCAGGCTCTTGTTCCTCAGGGTGCAGCCGTACTTGATAATGACAACGGCACCGCTCCCGGACTTATTATGGAAAAGGATGGAAAGGCTGCAATTTTACTTCCCGGACCTCCCAATGAGTTAAAGCCACTGTTTCAAGACCGGGTATTCCCTTATCTTAAGAAGCTCCAGCCTGAAGTGATCCGTTCTCAAATGGTCAAAATCTGCGGACACGGGGAGAGCCAGGTAGAGGATAAGCTTCTGGATCTTATTGACGGCCAGTCCAATCCAACCATTGCCACATATGCAAAGACGGCTGAGGTACACTTAAGGGTCACTGCAAAGGCGTCAGATGAGGATGAGGCAAAAGGACTGTTAAAGCCGGTGGTAAAGGAGATCAAAAGCCGGTTCGGGGACGACGTATATACAACAAAGGAGGAAGAGACCATTGAAATGGCAGTTGTCCGCCTCCTAAAAAAATATGAGCTGACAGTTACTACTGCGGAATCCTGTACCGGCGGACTGATCGCCGGCCGTCTGGTAAACGTACCGGGTGCGTCTCAGGTGTTCCGGGAAGGCTTTATCACCTACTCCAACAAGTCTAAGAGAAAGCTGCTTGATGTAAGCAAGAGCACCTTGAAAAAATACGGTGCGGTCAGTGAGCAGACTGCCAGGGAAATGGCTATCGGAGGTGTTTTTGCAGCCGATGCGGATGTCTGTATTGCAGTAACGGGAATCGCAGGACCGGATGCGGAAGGCGAAAAGCCAGTAGGACTTGTTTATATGGCCTGCTATACAAAGGATAAAGTTCAGGTTGAAGAATATCATTTTAAGGGAAATCGGGAAAAAATCAGGGAACAGTCTGTGGTAAAGGCTTTAGACCTGCTGCGCCGTTCCATTCTTAAGCACTACCATTCATGA
- the rimO gene encoding 30S ribosomal protein S12 methylthiotransferase RimO: MKLLCVSLGCDKNLVDTEMMLGLLNKDGYTFTDDEYEADVIVINTCCFIGDAKEESINTILEMAQRKGDGKCKALIVTGCLAQRYKQEIIDEIPEVDGILGTSTYDEISHVLSDALGGKEHVQRFHDLDGLPEVETERILTTGGHYAFLKIAEGCDKHCTYCIIPSLRGNYRSVPMERLVKEAERLAEMGVKELILVAQETTLYGLDLYGEKALPKLLKKLCRISGIRWIRIQYCYPEEITDELIQTIKEEEKVCNYLDLPIQHASDRILKRMGRRTTKAQLQEIVEKLRKEIPDIALRTTLISGFPGETQEDHEELMEFVDEMEFQRLGVFVYSAEEDTPAAEFPDQVLQEVKEERRDAIMELQQEISYDFSRSMIGKTLEVMIEGKVADENAYVGRTYMDGPGVDGMIFVQTDEELMSGDFASVRVTGAMEYDLIGELEDEFTE, translated from the coding sequence ATGAAGCTATTATGTGTTTCACTGGGCTGCGATAAGAATCTCGTGGATACGGAGATGATGCTGGGCCTTCTGAATAAAGACGGATATACTTTTACAGACGATGAGTATGAGGCTGATGTGATTGTGATCAACACCTGCTGCTTTATTGGTGATGCGAAAGAGGAAAGTATAAACACCATACTGGAAATGGCTCAGAGAAAGGGAGACGGCAAATGCAAAGCATTGATCGTAACCGGATGCCTGGCTCAGCGGTATAAGCAGGAGATCATTGACGAGATCCCGGAAGTGGATGGAATCTTAGGGACTTCCACCTATGACGAGATTTCCCACGTACTTTCAGATGCACTTGGCGGAAAAGAGCATGTACAGCGCTTTCATGATCTGGATGGGCTTCCTGAAGTGGAAACGGAACGGATTCTTACAACAGGAGGTCATTATGCATTTTTAAAGATAGCAGAAGGATGTGACAAGCATTGTACTTACTGTATCATACCTTCCCTCAGGGGGAACTACCGTAGTGTTCCCATGGAACGCCTGGTAAAGGAAGCGGAAAGGCTGGCTGAAATGGGGGTAAAGGAGCTGATATTAGTGGCCCAGGAGACAACCCTTTACGGTTTGGATCTTTATGGGGAGAAAGCTCTTCCGAAGCTTCTTAAAAAATTATGCCGAATATCAGGTATCCGGTGGATCCGAATCCAGTACTGTTATCCGGAAGAGATCACAGATGAGCTGATCCAGACCATAAAGGAAGAAGAGAAGGTCTGTAATTATCTGGACTTACCGATCCAGCATGCCAGTGACCGTATTTTAAAACGCATGGGGCGCAGAACCACAAAGGCCCAGCTTCAGGAGATCGTGGAAAAGCTCCGGAAAGAAATTCCGGATATAGCTCTCAGGACTACTCTTATCTCCGGATTTCCAGGGGAGACCCAGGAGGATCACGAAGAACTGATGGAATTTGTGGATGAGATGGAATTCCAGCGTTTGGGAGTATTTGTATATTCCGCAGAAGAAGATACACCTGCAGCGGAGTTCCCGGATCAGGTTTTACAGGAGGTAAAGGAAGAACGCCGTGATGCCATCATGGAGCTGCAGCAGGAGATCTCATACGATTTTTCCAGGTCCATGATCGGGAAGACACTGGAAGTCATGATCGAAGGCAAGGTGGCGGATGAAAATGCTTATGTAGGCCGCACCTATATGGATGGACCAGGTGTGGATGGGATGATCTTTGTCCAGACGGACGAAGAGCTGATGTCAGGTGATTTTGCCAGTGTCCGCGTCACTGGGGCCATGGAATATGATTTGATAGGAGAGTTGGAGGATGAATTTACCGAATAA